A section of the Prochlorococcus sp. MIT 1341 genome encodes:
- a CDS encoding SRPBCC family protein: protein MGKSSRAVLLGLIVGVSAPIGLVFAQSQSNQPELTRLSGVTTSTITVPVELNRAWEVLTGYESTAIQMPDIKKVKIIFRNGHSLRLSQTYQAPYTFGLEISALIHVKETPKKMIEYKLLKGDLIRSLRGKWKLKPIDGGTMVSHSIDIDPEIPEVFKPVFRELSETNLNQSMKILYELMVSPAISQPL from the coding sequence ATGGGGAAATCAAGTAGAGCTGTTTTATTAGGTCTGATAGTAGGTGTGTCCGCTCCGATCGGCTTAGTTTTTGCACAAAGTCAAAGTAACCAGCCTGAGTTAACAAGACTCTCAGGAGTGACAACCTCCACAATCACCGTTCCTGTTGAACTTAATAGAGCATGGGAGGTTTTGACAGGTTATGAAAGCACAGCAATACAAATGCCAGATATCAAAAAGGTGAAAATTATTTTTCGGAATGGACACTCCCTTAGATTATCTCAGACTTATCAAGCACCCTACACTTTTGGTTTGGAGATTTCAGCTTTGATTCATGTTAAAGAAACCCCAAAAAAAATGATTGAATATAAATTATTGAAGGGGGATCTTATTCGATCACTGAGAGGTAAATGGAAATTGAAGCCTATTGATGGAGGGACAATGGTGAGCCATAGTATTGATATTGACCCAGAGATTCCAGAAGTTTTTAAACCTGTTTTTCGTGAGCTTAGCGAAACAAACTTGAATCAGTCTATGAAAATTCTATATGAGTTAATGGTTAGTCCTGCAATCTCTCAACCCCTTTAG
- a CDS encoding thioester reductase domain-containing protein encodes MPLQDPIAIIGIGCNLPGGIQSPDQFWEVLRDGKDAIRQIPNERWDLDFHFNPDPKKPLTQHVRKGGFIEDIDLFDPGFFGITPREAICMDPQQRLLLEVSWRSIEDAGVPIDKIRGQSVGVFVGISSADYSSLLWASSEDYLTPDNEPFILPGNTGCIAANRLSYFLDLKGPSFTVDTACSSSLVAVHLACESLQKGESELAIAGGVQALLHPGIQMSFCKAGLLSPEGRCKSFDSEANGYVRSEGAGVVLLKPLKTALRDGDQIHALIEGTAINSDGRSQGLAAPSQRSQSNCVRKAYESAGLAPNQTQYVEAHGTGTRQGDPIELRALGSVLREGRPNNQPCRIGSVKTNLGHGETAAGITGLIKTVLCLKERKIPASLHFHKPNPSIDFEKLGLKVQTKLESFPNPKSKLIAGVSSFGFGGTNAHAVLSESPKTKNLLINNHDEKVEPPIYFLCISARTTKALEILRKEYVFLLKNNPLLSINDVAASTHLGRSMFPHRLIAIGTNRDELVSQLELQEEPAWNGETSLVSSSTSKSNEPLEKITLGLSGEEGKKKLKKLALEIGKGEKFDWKIFHHPFPHKRVNVPGHPFIKQRYWWNKPENEKSKSSLWLDHIGKTNKKASSVNKERILQFEQLELPGSSEHFHAELNPIEILDLGDHLVRDWVVFPAAGYIALALDLKRERNQESFLSDFVLDTPLRIQDKSSTLQAVLEGGKMSFYSKDLGKKTWLKHGELILKDRGNQRFNNIVLQDKVANSFSDIESISTKSFYESLSTIGLNYGKLYQPIKSLRSRPYQAWVEIERPNSAPDRCLIDGCFQAVAACLDVRETNGQLFLPVGLKNLEFTEWPLPDKFNCNILLHPPQDHNSTIIADLELEKEGKCIGKLVGLKLRRLTRSVLDLLFPKKESSKIKPSLLHSKWSPISIQKDKKPTFNNNQIIVIGPDKSRIENLNCWANVEDLSLNRIPLRAELSQVHTPLILWPRITKENPENLLNILLKVFKSLSNDHQEPILLVLEGDSPTTSSLKAFQRSVMLERPDWKLTTLHLPSELDQHPKPEDWGEIFLASEKFSEISYLNGVLNSPHLEVVENERFQIRTDGTGRLEGLHRKAMPPTELLPGEVEIAVEATGLNFRDVLNSLGLLKDHAASLGIDDQTRLPFGGEAVGKIVDIGPNLSSELIGQRVVAALTIGSLASHVISREELCIPMPPGMSAEEGASFSTAFLTAAYGLEKLAKLEPNQTVLIHSAAGGVGQAAMQIAKRSGAKIFATASAGKQNLIKEQGVEGVFDSRTLDFADQILDCTNGVGVDVVLNSLKGEWVDASFKCLKKGGKFLELGKIDIWSDAQAKEKRPDAKYLPFDLLEVATAEPLKIRSLLLRISKEISTGSLQNIPSKAWHINEFKDAFKHMAQARHIGKVVIKQPIQPEQISIKENATYLITGALGGIGLKLLKWVTSQGAKSLILVGRSFKDPKEDAQRVLKELRGKGVKYTCIAYDLSETKNSTTSQELKRTINLLPNTKPLRGIFHTAGLLRDGLLSTIDEDCIKSTMDPKLQGWKLFESLIKKESDLDFIIGFSSIAALLGSPGQAAYAAANGAIEGYCKRESSSPIRLAIQWGPWSNTGMAKGLESRFEKIGMKMIAPEDAFESLNRLLKRGEGGVISVADNDWQMLASQALPRQKDWFNDLLEKIGPSPSERLWKKLKALPKSQHQLILMQELRERLARVMAAESDSEDLLEASSIDSSESLFNLGLDSLMAVEYAAVVQTELGIRLDLEALADDPTLDALAELGLKQLTPKQGQSHNESLNLEQEAKLDKDWSCPSLNPSLCPGNSIFLTGASGFLGAYLLAGQLKRWEDLNVRCLVRAKTVEIALERIKKNLYFYGLWEPSWERRIKPILGDLSLSRFGLEEEHFKKLSNKIGGILHNGAQLSQMAPYAQLTAANVGGTREILNLATISNPIRLEHVSSVSVFEGAAYRNREIDECDDLNCCEGIHIGYSQTKWVSERLVTQAGRLGLPISIYRPPLIGGHSITGHWHEGDLLQRLLQGCLALGQAPQLAWELDLVPVDYVADSISALAWNKETAGNCFHLQHPRPLMLNDLLTKLISDGAPLQQVPMKEWLQAISEDTNNPLNPLKAFFQQRWGPEQLTYPELNALGVRARPSCKLTISALEKKNIHCPDFEDLIDTWAASLLKSSVAA; translated from the coding sequence ATGCCTTTGCAAGATCCCATCGCAATAATTGGCATTGGATGCAACCTTCCTGGTGGGATCCAATCACCAGATCAATTCTGGGAAGTCCTTCGTGATGGGAAGGATGCAATTAGACAAATCCCTAATGAAAGATGGGATCTTGACTTTCACTTCAACCCAGACCCCAAAAAACCTCTTACCCAGCATGTGCGAAAGGGTGGTTTCATTGAGGATATCGATCTGTTTGACCCAGGTTTTTTTGGAATCACACCAAGGGAAGCCATATGCATGGACCCTCAGCAACGCCTTTTGCTCGAAGTGTCCTGGCGTTCTATTGAGGATGCTGGTGTCCCAATCGACAAAATTAGAGGGCAATCTGTTGGAGTATTTGTTGGCATCTCAAGTGCTGACTACAGCTCCCTACTTTGGGCTTCCAGTGAGGACTATCTCACTCCTGACAATGAACCCTTTATTCTTCCAGGTAACACAGGATGTATTGCTGCCAACAGGCTTTCCTATTTTTTAGATCTAAAAGGACCAAGCTTCACAGTTGATACTGCTTGTTCCTCTTCTTTAGTTGCAGTGCATCTAGCCTGTGAGAGTCTCCAAAAAGGCGAATCAGAACTAGCAATTGCTGGCGGAGTCCAAGCACTTCTCCATCCAGGAATACAAATGAGTTTTTGTAAGGCAGGCTTACTCTCCCCTGAGGGCCGATGCAAAAGCTTTGATTCTGAAGCAAATGGATATGTTCGCTCTGAAGGAGCAGGAGTAGTGCTCTTAAAACCTCTAAAAACTGCTTTAAGAGATGGTGATCAGATTCATGCTTTGATTGAAGGTACCGCAATCAACTCAGATGGACGCAGTCAGGGCCTAGCCGCACCAAGCCAACGTTCTCAATCTAATTGTGTTCGCAAGGCCTACGAAAGTGCGGGTTTAGCACCAAATCAAACCCAATATGTTGAAGCCCATGGGACGGGGACACGTCAAGGCGACCCTATTGAGCTAAGAGCTTTAGGTAGCGTTCTAAGGGAAGGTAGACCTAATAACCAACCATGTCGAATAGGCTCAGTCAAAACAAACCTTGGTCATGGCGAAACTGCTGCAGGAATAACAGGTCTTATCAAAACCGTACTTTGTTTAAAAGAAAGGAAAATACCCGCGAGCTTACATTTTCACAAACCAAACCCCTCTATAGATTTTGAAAAACTTGGTTTAAAAGTTCAAACTAAGCTTGAATCATTTCCGAATCCTAAAAGCAAATTAATCGCAGGAGTGAGCTCCTTTGGGTTTGGGGGAACAAATGCTCATGCGGTTTTAAGTGAATCCCCTAAAACAAAAAATTTACTAATAAATAACCACGATGAAAAGGTAGAGCCCCCAATATATTTCCTCTGCATTTCTGCAAGAACAACTAAAGCGCTTGAGATTCTGAGAAAAGAATATGTTTTTCTCTTAAAGAATAACCCTTTATTAAGTATCAATGACGTCGCGGCAAGCACACATCTTGGGAGAAGTATGTTCCCTCATAGATTGATCGCAATAGGAACAAATCGAGATGAGTTAGTTTCTCAACTTGAACTTCAAGAAGAGCCAGCCTGGAATGGAGAAACGTCACTTGTAAGCTCTAGTACAAGCAAAAGCAATGAACCTCTTGAAAAAATAACTCTTGGCTTATCTGGTGAAGAAGGGAAAAAGAAGCTCAAAAAATTAGCCCTGGAAATTGGAAAAGGTGAAAAATTTGACTGGAAAATCTTTCACCATCCATTCCCTCACAAACGCGTGAATGTTCCTGGTCATCCATTCATAAAACAACGTTATTGGTGGAATAAACCAGAAAATGAAAAGAGCAAATCAAGTCTTTGGCTGGATCATATAGGTAAAACAAATAAAAAGGCATCAAGTGTAAATAAGGAACGAATCTTACAATTTGAACAACTTGAACTCCCTGGCTCATCTGAACATTTCCATGCAGAATTAAATCCTATCGAGATCTTAGATTTAGGCGACCATTTAGTTCGTGATTGGGTGGTTTTCCCTGCTGCAGGATATATTGCATTGGCACTTGATCTAAAACGAGAAAGGAATCAAGAGTCTTTTCTTTCTGATTTTGTTTTAGATACTCCCCTTAGAATTCAAGACAAATCCAGCACCTTACAGGCTGTATTAGAAGGAGGTAAAATGAGCTTTTACAGTAAAGATTTAGGGAAGAAAACATGGCTAAAACATGGCGAACTAATTCTTAAAGATAGAGGGAATCAAAGATTTAATAATATTGTTCTGCAAGACAAGGTGGCTAATTCTTTTTCGGACATTGAATCTATTTCCACAAAATCTTTCTATGAAAGCTTGTCCACCATTGGTCTTAACTATGGAAAACTTTATCAGCCAATCAAATCGCTACGCTCCAGGCCTTATCAAGCATGGGTAGAAATAGAAAGGCCAAATAGTGCTCCAGACAGATGCCTAATAGATGGCTGTTTTCAAGCAGTTGCAGCTTGTTTAGATGTTAGAGAAACAAATGGTCAATTATTTCTTCCAGTTGGTCTGAAAAATCTTGAGTTCACAGAATGGCCTTTACCAGACAAGTTCAATTGCAATATCTTATTGCATCCACCCCAGGACCACAATTCAACAATAATAGCTGATTTAGAATTAGAGAAAGAAGGTAAATGCATCGGCAAACTAGTTGGTCTAAAGCTAAGAAGACTAACCCGATCAGTGCTAGACCTTCTATTCCCAAAGAAAGAGTCCTCAAAAATCAAGCCAAGTTTATTACACTCTAAATGGTCACCAATAAGCATTCAAAAAGACAAAAAGCCAACATTCAACAATAATCAGATAATTGTAATTGGACCAGATAAGTCTCGAATTGAAAATTTAAATTGTTGGGCCAATGTTGAAGACCTATCCCTCAATAGAATACCTCTTAGAGCTGAATTATCACAGGTTCATACACCCCTTATCTTATGGCCAAGAATCACAAAAGAAAATCCAGAGAATTTGCTGAATATACTCTTAAAAGTTTTTAAATCCCTATCAAATGATCACCAAGAGCCTATTTTACTTGTTTTAGAAGGTGATTCCCCAACAACAAGTTCCCTAAAAGCTTTCCAACGCTCCGTGATGCTTGAACGCCCAGACTGGAAATTGACAACCTTGCATCTACCCTCTGAATTAGATCAACATCCAAAACCTGAAGACTGGGGAGAAATCTTCTTAGCAAGCGAAAAATTTTCCGAAATCTCTTACTTAAATGGCGTCCTAAATAGCCCACATTTAGAAGTAGTAGAAAATGAGAGGTTCCAAATAAGAACTGATGGGACTGGGCGTTTAGAAGGTCTACATCGCAAGGCAATGCCTCCCACAGAACTATTGCCAGGTGAAGTTGAAATAGCTGTTGAAGCGACTGGCCTTAACTTTCGAGATGTACTCAATTCCCTAGGATTACTAAAGGATCATGCAGCTTCGCTTGGAATAGACGACCAAACCCGTTTGCCATTTGGAGGGGAAGCTGTTGGGAAGATAGTGGATATTGGCCCTAATTTATCCAGCGAACTTATTGGGCAAAGAGTTGTTGCAGCCCTAACAATTGGCAGCCTCGCGAGTCATGTCATTTCAAGAGAAGAGCTTTGCATACCTATGCCCCCAGGCATGAGTGCAGAAGAAGGAGCAAGCTTTTCAACTGCTTTTCTGACAGCTGCATATGGCCTAGAAAAGCTTGCAAAATTAGAACCCAACCAAACCGTTCTTATACATTCCGCGGCGGGAGGGGTCGGTCAAGCAGCAATGCAAATAGCAAAACGTTCCGGAGCAAAAATTTTTGCCACCGCCTCTGCTGGCAAGCAAAACCTAATCAAGGAACAAGGCGTAGAAGGAGTATTTGATTCAAGAACTCTAGATTTTGCTGATCAGATTTTGGATTGCACTAATGGTGTTGGCGTAGATGTAGTACTTAATAGTCTTAAAGGAGAATGGGTTGATGCCAGTTTCAAGTGCCTAAAAAAGGGAGGAAAGTTCTTAGAACTTGGCAAGATTGATATCTGGAGCGATGCACAAGCAAAGGAGAAAAGACCAGACGCCAAATATCTTCCTTTTGATTTACTGGAAGTTGCTACCGCTGAACCATTGAAGATAAGAAGTCTTCTTCTCAGAATTAGCAAAGAAATATCTACTGGTTCGTTGCAAAATATACCATCTAAAGCTTGGCATATAAATGAATTCAAAGATGCTTTCAAGCACATGGCTCAAGCAAGGCATATAGGTAAGGTTGTAATCAAACAACCGATACAACCTGAACAAATTTCCATCAAAGAAAATGCAACCTATTTAATAACTGGTGCTTTAGGCGGCATTGGGTTGAAACTTCTTAAATGGGTTACATCCCAGGGAGCAAAATCATTAATTTTAGTTGGTCGTTCATTTAAAGACCCTAAAGAAGATGCTCAGAGAGTGTTAAAAGAGCTGAGGGGTAAAGGGGTTAAATATACTTGCATCGCTTATGACCTTTCAGAAACAAAAAATTCTACAACTTCTCAAGAACTTAAAAGGACGATCAATCTCCTCCCTAATACTAAACCTTTACGTGGCATTTTTCATACCGCAGGCCTACTCCGCGATGGTCTTCTATCAACGATTGATGAGGATTGTATTAAATCAACTATGGATCCAAAACTTCAAGGATGGAAATTATTTGAAAGCCTAATAAAGAAAGAGTCTGATTTAGATTTTATTATTGGGTTCTCTTCTATAGCAGCTTTACTTGGTTCCCCAGGGCAAGCAGCATATGCAGCCGCAAATGGTGCCATAGAAGGATATTGCAAAAGAGAGTCTTCATCTCCAATCAGACTTGCAATCCAATGGGGACCTTGGTCAAACACAGGGATGGCAAAGGGGTTAGAAAGTCGTTTTGAAAAAATAGGTATGAAAATGATTGCCCCAGAAGATGCTTTTGAGTCACTAAATAGACTTCTAAAAAGAGGAGAAGGAGGGGTGATCTCTGTCGCAGATAATGACTGGCAAATGCTTGCATCTCAAGCATTACCAAGGCAAAAAGATTGGTTTAATGACTTGCTTGAAAAGATCGGGCCATCACCTTCTGAGCGCCTTTGGAAGAAGTTGAAAGCACTGCCAAAATCTCAGCATCAATTGATTCTAATGCAGGAGTTACGAGAAAGATTGGCAAGAGTAATGGCAGCAGAATCTGATTCGGAAGATTTACTAGAGGCCTCTTCTATTGATTCAAGTGAATCTCTCTTTAACCTTGGGCTTGATTCATTAATGGCAGTTGAATATGCAGCTGTAGTTCAAACAGAACTTGGGATTCGACTTGATCTTGAAGCTCTTGCAGATGACCCCACCCTTGATGCACTTGCCGAACTTGGGCTCAAACAATTAACACCTAAACAGGGTCAATCCCATAATGAATCTTTAAATCTTGAGCAGGAGGCAAAGCTAGATAAAGACTGGTCCTGCCCTTCTCTAAATCCAAGTCTTTGTCCCGGCAACTCAATATTCCTAACAGGGGCATCTGGCTTCCTGGGTGCATACTTATTAGCAGGACAACTTAAACGTTGGGAGGATCTCAATGTACGCTGTCTGGTAAGAGCAAAGACCGTTGAAATTGCTCTTGAGAGAATAAAGAAAAACTTATATTTTTATGGTCTCTGGGAACCAAGTTGGGAGAGGAGAATAAAACCAATACTTGGTGATTTATCACTCTCAAGATTTGGGCTTGAAGAAGAACATTTCAAAAAATTATCAAATAAAATTGGAGGAATCCTTCATAACGGTGCGCAACTTAGTCAAATGGCACCTTATGCGCAGTTGACAGCTGCCAATGTAGGAGGAACCCGAGAAATATTAAACCTAGCGACTATCTCTAACCCTATTCGCTTAGAGCATGTTTCGAGTGTTTCTGTTTTCGAAGGAGCTGCCTATAGAAATCGTGAAATAGATGAGTGTGACGACCTTAACTGCTGCGAGGGCATTCATATTGGTTATTCACAAACTAAATGGGTTAGCGAGAGGCTTGTAACTCAGGCAGGTCGACTTGGATTACCAATAAGCATTTACCGTCCACCATTAATAGGGGGACATTCCATCACCGGTCACTGGCATGAAGGGGATCTTCTGCAAAGACTTTTACAAGGTTGCTTAGCATTAGGACAAGCTCCTCAGCTTGCTTGGGAATTGGATCTTGTCCCTGTCGATTACGTTGCTGACTCCATAAGTGCTCTTGCTTGGAATAAAGAAACTGCCGGGAATTGTTTTCACCTACAACATCCACGTCCTTTAATGCTCAATGATCTTTTGACAAAGCTCATATCGGACGGCGCACCTTTACAGCAAGTGCCTATGAAGGAATGGCTTCAGGCAATTTCAGAGGATACGAACAATCCGCTTAATCCTCTTAAGGCTTTCTTCCAACAACGCTGGGGGCCAGAACAACTCACATATCCGGAGTTAAATGCATTGGGCGTAAGAGCTCGCCCAAGTTGCAAACTAACCATCTCCGCCTTAGAGAAGAAAAATATCCACTGCCCAGATTTTGAAGACCTTATTGATACTTGGGCTGCCTCACTTCTGAAAAGTTCAGTAGCAGCTTGA
- a CDS encoding glycosyltransferase family 2 protein encodes MTLRDLLPLLFAVVIATQVILVAFFKFKIKQLQRGKTFRAGEPYQLWPEVEVVLCLRGADKTLPGMLNSLSKQNYPGLWRLKIVVDSASDHAWAIVQEMIDSEGKNNQKTSSWAEAIVEVLEEKETKGSLKCASIRQAFKGLHPNSKVVALVDSDAVVPSDWLKTLVYECCQENIGAVSGNRWYEPTRNTLSACTRKVWNAGALVMMTIFKIPWGGSLAVKRELINSDLWVNLLESSLCEDTCLHKPLKELNLEYRFIPELLIIDRSYDITMPGLAKWLSRQVLTVRLHHPAWPLIMIHGLGTTLVLVLGLFSGTWFSLIVYELSCLLLLGWIEVIARNKTPKSTRNFAFSLIAGQLINGWSTLMALVAKEVEWRGINYKITLNPKGVERLQD; translated from the coding sequence TTGACACTCAGGGATCTTCTACCACTACTTTTTGCTGTGGTTATTGCCACTCAAGTCATTTTAGTGGCATTTTTCAAATTCAAAATCAAACAACTGCAAAGAGGGAAAACTTTTCGCGCGGGAGAACCTTATCAACTATGGCCAGAAGTTGAAGTTGTTTTGTGCTTACGAGGAGCAGATAAGACACTTCCTGGAATGCTCAATTCTCTTTCTAAGCAAAACTATCCCGGGCTATGGCGCCTAAAAATTGTAGTGGACTCTGCATCAGACCATGCATGGGCAATCGTTCAAGAAATGATTGATTCTGAAGGTAAAAACAACCAAAAAACTTCTTCATGGGCTGAAGCAATTGTTGAAGTTCTCGAAGAAAAGGAAACAAAAGGTTCCCTCAAATGTGCATCTATTAGGCAAGCTTTTAAAGGACTTCACCCTAATTCAAAGGTGGTTGCATTAGTCGATTCAGATGCAGTTGTACCGTCAGATTGGCTAAAAACATTAGTTTATGAATGCTGCCAGGAAAATATTGGAGCTGTATCTGGAAACAGATGGTACGAGCCGACTAGAAATACACTTTCTGCGTGCACTAGAAAAGTTTGGAATGCAGGAGCCCTGGTAATGATGACAATTTTTAAAATCCCCTGGGGAGGCTCACTTGCTGTAAAAAGAGAATTAATCAATTCTGATCTTTGGGTAAACCTTCTTGAAAGCTCTCTCTGTGAAGACACATGCCTACACAAACCACTCAAAGAACTAAACTTAGAATATAGGTTTATCCCCGAACTTTTAATTATTGACCGTAGTTATGACATAACTATGCCAGGATTAGCGAAATGGCTTTCTCGTCAGGTTCTCACAGTACGTCTTCATCACCCTGCATGGCCACTTATCATGATTCATGGCCTTGGAACAACATTAGTACTTGTTTTAGGGTTATTTTCCGGGACATGGTTTTCATTGATAGTATATGAATTATCTTGCCTTTTATTGTTAGGCTGGATTGAAGTAATAGCCAGAAATAAAACGCCTAAATCTACAAGAAATTTTGCTTTTTCACTTATAGCGGGACAATTAATCAATGGCTGGTCAACTTTAATGGCTCTTGTTGCAAAAGAAGTAGAGTGGCGTGGAATTAATTACAAGATAACCCTAAACCCTAAAGGGGTTGAGAGATTGCAGGACTAA